From one Ignavibacteria bacterium genomic stretch:
- a CDS encoding SIMPL domain-containing protein → METKLLSSIAVGVAVIVAAWFVSTAWERTHPMMEKIKVTGMAQKDFMSDLIVWEAAIERKAFQIQEAYPLIKNDATEVKAYLDNHGIKDSEVTIEAINISKTYRSVYVNNRYTDEFDGYRLVQRITVESKDIEKVEKVSREITELLNRGMELTSQAPRYYYTKLGDLKIDLLSRASADGQIRAEAIARNGGGSLGGLQRAEMGIFQITAQNSDEEYTWGGAFNTSDKLKTASITVRMEFGVR, encoded by the coding sequence ATGGAAACGAAGCTCTTGAGCAGCATCGCCGTTGGTGTTGCCGTTATTGTAGCCGCCTGGTTTGTAAGTACGGCATGGGAGCGCACTCATCCTATGATGGAAAAGATCAAGGTTACCGGAATGGCCCAGAAGGATTTCATGAGTGATCTTATTGTGTGGGAAGCCGCCATCGAGCGCAAGGCATTTCAGATCCAGGAAGCCTACCCGCTGATTAAGAACGATGCAACTGAAGTTAAGGCATATCTCGACAACCATGGAATCAAGGACAGCGAAGTCACCATCGAAGCCATTAACATCTCAAAAACCTACCGCTCGGTGTATGTGAACAACCGATATACCGATGAGTTTGACGGGTACCGTCTGGTACAGCGAATAACGGTGGAGAGCAAGGACATTGAAAAAGTAGAAAAAGTCAGTCGCGAAATCACCGAACTTTTAAACCGGGGCATGGAGCTTACATCGCAGGCCCCCCGGTATTATTACACCAAGCTGGGAGACTTAAAAATCGACCTGCTCTCCAGAGCCTCTGCCGATGGACAGATTCGTGCCGAAGCCATCGCTAGGAACGGTGGCGGATCGTTAGGCGGACTGCAGCGTGCCGAAATGGGCATCTTCCAGATTACTGCCCAGAACAGCGATGAAGAGTACACCTGGGGCGGTGCCTTTAACACGTCCGACAAACTCAAGACCGCCAGTATCACCGTCCGCATGGAATTTGGTGTCCGCTAA
- the folK gene encoding 2-amino-4-hydroxy-6-hydroxymethyldihydropteridine diphosphokinase, translating into MKTYSVLLNLGSNIPPAFTRIRDAAQLIAFTALYNCVASAAYHTPPWGYEHQDPFINIAITGISTMSPPELHKHLKEIEIRQGRIDRGLWQAREIDIDIILMDSEIIETPALSIPHPRFRNRRFVLQPSADIAAGWRDPVSGHTIAELLAACTDPAVITRETTPVLLEQRSLP; encoded by the coding sequence ATGAAAACCTACAGCGTACTGTTAAACCTTGGCAGCAACATCCCGCCTGCCTTTACCCGTATTCGTGATGCCGCACAGCTCATTGCCTTCACGGCGCTCTACAACTGCGTTGCGTCGGCAGCCTACCATACTCCCCCATGGGGATATGAGCACCAGGATCCGTTTATAAACATTGCTATTACCGGAATCAGTACGATGTCGCCCCCGGAACTCCATAAACACCTGAAGGAAATCGAGATACGACAGGGAAGGATTGACAGGGGGCTTTGGCAGGCGCGGGAGATTGATATTGACATCATCCTGATGGATTCAGAAATCATCGAAACACCTGCGCTTTCCATCCCACATCCCCGGTTTCGGAACCGTAGATTTGTACTTCAACCGTCGGCCGACATTGCGGCCGGCTGGCGTGATCCGGTTAGCGGGCACACCATTGCGGAACTGCTGGCGGCGTGTACCGATCCGGCAGTCATAACCCGCGAAACCACACCGGTTCTTTTGGAACAACGGAGTCTGCCATAG
- a CDS encoding transposase: MAGKRTRQPIEAQFRAEALRLVRDHPERQKSSIARDLGIDAKTLYAWIQADKKSKSSQPDALEASAEENARLRRELKVVTQERDILKMPSVSSLNGRDEIRLH; this comes from the coding sequence ATGGCAGGTAAACGTACACGGCAGCCAATAGAGGCTCAGTTTAGAGCTGAAGCGCTGCGTCTAGTAAGGGACCATCCCGAGCGTCAGAAGTCCAGTATCGCCCGTGACCTTGGCATCGATGCTAAAACGCTGTATGCTTGGATACAGGCAGATAAGAAGAGCAAATCATCACAGCCAGATGCTTTGGAAGCGAGCGCCGAGGAAAACGCCCGACTGCGTCGTGAATTGAAGGTGGTGACTCAGGAGCGCGACATCCTAAAAATGCCATCGGTATCTTCTCTCAACGGCCGAGATGAGATACGACTTCATTGA
- a CDS encoding transposase gives MSGTVRKDDPETHRLRLENQALKEMIADQALALRIKDSLLKKQNNGSGAAHDCPRVCSRGSLYTQCLSDSGCLRERILLPKGGIRGRRATSTTLDVTGRVWTEEQLPAVIIAELEREFVDVGYITITKWLRRKHKHKLLINKKKVYRLMSKHGLLNSKPVRSTISKQWIKELAQNPTQPLTHLEFDIKSIHIHDAGGARCEELIQRLHRRECHLQPIHLYRSETC, from the coding sequence GTGTCGGGCACAGTACGCAAAGACGATCCTGAGACCCACCGACTTCGGTTAGAGAATCAGGCCCTAAAAGAGATGATCGCCGATCAGGCACTAGCCTTGCGGATTAAAGATAGTCTGCTAAAAAAACAGAACAACGGCTCAGGAGCGGCTCATGATTGCCCGCGAGTATGTAGCCGCGGGAGCCTGTACACGCAGTGTCTTAGCGATAGCGGGTGTCTCAGAGAGCGCATTCTACTGCCGAAGGGCGGCATCCGTGGTCGGAGAGCTACATCAACGACGCTGGATGTCACCGGCAGAGTTTGGACAGAAGAACAGCTTCCTGCCGTGATCATTGCGGAACTGGAACGGGAGTTTGTTGATGTTGGCTACATCACGATCACCAAGTGGCTTCGGCGTAAGCACAAGCACAAGCTTCTGATCAACAAGAAGAAGGTGTACCGATTGATGTCGAAGCACGGACTGCTCAACAGCAAGCCCGTGCGGAGCACGATCAGCAAGCAATGGATCAAGGAGCTGGCGCAGAATCCAACGCAGCCACTGACGCATCTTGAATTCGATATTAAGTCCATACATATCCATGATGCTGGCGGTGCTCGATGTGAAGAGTTGATACAACGACTGCATCGTCGAGAGTGTCATTTGCAGCCAATACACCTTTATCGATCTGAGACATGCTAA
- the dnaG gene encoding DNA primase, which yields MYRSGSHNPRNHTGSFGTTESAIAIIPDYIVEQIREQVNIVETIRPHVHLVQRGRNYVGLCPFHKEKTPSFNVSEERNLFKCFGCGRSGDSIAFIQEHLHLDFVEAVRHIATSLGISIPENVSAEEVANAGKREAVLKVLAEAVEFYHGVLYSSDGAPAQNFYKIRNLLPETIEQFSLGASPAAWDIATTYMQQHGFTVDLLVEAGISVQNEDGRVYDRFRGRAMFPIRDHLGRAVGFSGRTLSADPTTAKYINSPQSIVFDKGRILYGLDKARKPIAERGMALLVEGQVDVIAMHQAGFTHCVATSGTAVTPDHVRMIKKYAGTMVLVYDADDAGRKAMQRAIGLALPEGMHVRCATLPTGADPDSFLREHGNKKMEDLIDNAPSWMHYLVEFYASNTVSDNPVQQGRVLRSLLTLIRSIPDALQHPFHVRELAGLFHLPEETLLAELAGTKQPEKPMQQPQTARTPRSPVPTAGKPQPPEILPAERALLTAALTIENGLTDLLNAFNCTDETFISPMAQAVYRRIVVCSDDYPDFRQHLRESAITNSAEDKIIQSILSATGEPSSKWSSFDVDIPEKETARFLRDAIGTMQVYKIDAEIRALKEQTTVAQTESDRKVILHSISKLLQQRFEIITAIQNNTGSALWPDADSASVS from the coding sequence GTGTACCGATCCGGCAGTCATAACCCGCGAAACCACACCGGTTCTTTTGGAACAACGGAGTCTGCCATAGCTATCATACCCGACTATATTGTTGAACAGATCCGGGAACAGGTTAACATCGTTGAAACCATCCGGCCACACGTACACCTGGTGCAACGTGGCAGAAACTACGTTGGACTGTGCCCGTTCCATAAGGAGAAAACACCGTCATTCAATGTCAGCGAAGAACGCAATCTGTTCAAATGCTTTGGTTGCGGCAGGAGCGGTGATTCCATTGCCTTTATTCAGGAACACCTGCACCTTGATTTTGTCGAGGCGGTACGCCATATCGCCACATCACTGGGAATCAGTATCCCCGAAAACGTGAGCGCCGAAGAGGTTGCCAATGCCGGTAAACGCGAGGCCGTACTCAAGGTGCTTGCCGAGGCGGTAGAGTTCTACCATGGAGTGCTGTATTCCAGCGATGGCGCACCCGCCCAGAATTTTTATAAAATTCGCAATCTTCTGCCCGAAACCATCGAACAGTTTTCGTTAGGTGCATCACCGGCAGCATGGGATATTGCAACAACATACATGCAGCAACATGGCTTTACCGTGGACCTCCTGGTGGAAGCCGGAATTTCGGTGCAGAATGAGGACGGGAGGGTGTATGACCGGTTTCGTGGACGGGCGATGTTCCCGATCAGAGATCATCTGGGACGTGCGGTTGGATTTAGCGGACGAACACTATCGGCAGACCCGACAACGGCTAAATACATCAACTCGCCGCAAAGCATTGTTTTTGATAAAGGACGGATTCTGTACGGGCTTGACAAGGCCAGAAAGCCCATTGCTGAACGCGGTATGGCACTCTTGGTCGAAGGTCAGGTTGACGTGATTGCAATGCACCAGGCAGGCTTCACTCACTGCGTGGCCACTTCGGGAACGGCCGTTACACCTGATCACGTTAGAATGATAAAGAAATATGCCGGCACCATGGTGCTGGTGTACGATGCCGATGATGCAGGCCGGAAGGCAATGCAGCGGGCAATCGGACTGGCGCTTCCGGAGGGGATGCATGTGCGGTGTGCTACCCTGCCCACTGGGGCCGATCCTGATAGTTTTCTGCGTGAGCACGGAAATAAAAAAATGGAGGACCTGATTGATAATGCCCCGTCGTGGATGCACTACCTGGTAGAGTTCTACGCATCGAATACTGTGAGTGACAACCCGGTGCAGCAAGGAAGGGTTCTCCGCTCGCTCCTTACCCTGATACGCTCTATCCCTGATGCGCTGCAACACCCGTTTCACGTACGGGAACTTGCCGGTCTCTTCCATCTGCCCGAGGAAACCCTCCTGGCCGAACTCGCCGGAACTAAACAACCGGAGAAACCAATGCAGCAACCGCAAACGGCTCGCACCCCACGTTCACCGGTGCCAACGGCCGGGAAGCCGCAGCCTCCGGAAATTCTGCCCGCAGAGCGTGCACTTCTCACAGCGGCACTGACCATTGAAAACGGTCTCACGGATTTGCTCAATGCATTTAACTGTACCGACGAAACATTTATCTCGCCTATGGCGCAAGCCGTGTACCGGCGAATTGTGGTATGCTCCGACGATTATCCGGATTTCCGACAGCATTTGCGTGAATCGGCCATCACCAACAGTGCCGAAGACAAGATTATCCAATCCATCCTGTCGGCCACCGGCGAACCAAGCTCCAAGTGGTCTTCCTTCGATGTGGATATTCCCGAGAAAGAAACAGCCCGATTTCTGCGCGATGCCATCGGTACGATGCAGGTGTACAAAATCGACGCTGAGATTAGGGCGCTGAAGGAACAGACTACTGTTGCGCAGACGGAATCCGACAGGAAGGTTATTTTGCACTCGATCAGTAAGCTGCTTCAGCAGCGTTTTGAAATTATCACTGCCATTCAGAATAACACCGGCTCCGCTCTATGGCCAGACGCAGATTCCGCCTCGGTATCGTAG
- a CDS encoding transposase, which yields MKHPPRIYDEAFKRRALEMVAAGRTLASVARELGIDVKRLSYWKRTLGAAAAAGQKTPDELAAEVRALRKRAERAEMELAILKKAMSIFAAPPGRD from the coding sequence ATGAAACATCCACCTCGCATTTATGATGAAGCATTTAAACGTCGCGCCCTGGAGATGGTAGCTGCGGGACGTACGCTGGCCTCGGTGGCCCGTGAGCTTGGCATCGACGTCAAGCGACTATCGTACTGGAAGCGTACGCTTGGAGCTGCAGCAGCTGCCGGGCAGAAGACACCTGACGAGCTTGCCGCCGAAGTACGAGCCTTGCGTAAGCGCGCTGAGCGTGCAGAAATGGAACTGGCCATTTTAAAAAAAGCGATGTCGATCTTTGCCGCTCCGCCGGGAAGGGACTGA
- a CDS encoding helix-turn-helix domain-containing protein, producing the protein MKHAPHFYDETFKRRALEMVAAGRTLASVARELGIDVKRLSYWKRTLGAAAAAGQKTPDELAAEVRALRRRAERAEMELAILKKAMSIFAASPGRD; encoded by the coding sequence ATGAAACACGCACCACATTTTTATGATGAAACATTTAAACGTCGCGCCCTGGAGATGGTAGCTGCGGGACGTACGCTGGCCTCGGTGGCCCGTGAGCTTGGCATCGACGTCAAGCGACTATCGTACTGGAAGCGTACGCTTGGAGCTGCAGCAGCTGCCGGACAGAAGACACCTGACGAGCTAGCCGCCGAAGTACGGGCCTTGCGCAGGCGCGCCGAGCGTGCAGAAATGGAGCTGGCTATTTTAAAAAAAGCGATGTCGATCTTTGCCGCTTCGCCGGGAAGGGACTGA
- the folB gene encoding dihydroneopterin aldolase → MHSLARSTRLTLSNIEYYGYHGVYAEERRQGARYQVDCELEYDATKAVVSDDLSDALNYEEVLFRINEHMNSEPCDLLETLAFDIAASVLESFSNVHSCTIRVRKLHIPLQQIMDYVEAEITVRRSS, encoded by the coding sequence ATGCATTCTCTCGCCCGCAGTACCCGACTCACCCTTTCGAACATCGAATACTATGGCTACCATGGAGTGTATGCCGAGGAGCGACGTCAGGGAGCACGCTACCAGGTGGATTGTGAACTTGAATATGATGCCACCAAGGCGGTGGTGAGCGACGATTTAAGTGATGCCCTGAACTACGAAGAAGTGCTCTTCAGGATTAATGAGCACATGAACAGCGAACCGTGTGACCTGCTTGAAACACTGGCGTTCGACATTGCGGCTTCGGTCCTTGAGTCGTTTTCAAACGTTCACTCCTGCACCATCCGCGTCCGTAAACTCCATATTCCGCTGCAACAGATCATGGACTACGTTGAAGCCGAGATCACCGTTCGCCGCTCATCATGA
- a CDS encoding IS3 family transposase — translation MFINNHRHCWPVRLQCHVLQVSASGYYAWLKRPEPQLSDDERKLVRAMREIDEKSNHTFGSRRMYKELRRGNLVAGRHKMRRLMREDGIRVKRTPRRALVQTTDSQHQHPVADNRLNRNFTVTKPNTVWAADITYVQTNAGYVLGGGDGFVLASHHWLASVRDDHATAHHHGTLEGLEEPFLCHRHAHS, via the coding sequence ATGTTTATCAACAACCACCGGCACTGTTGGCCGGTGCGCCTGCAGTGCCATGTGCTGCAGGTGAGTGCCAGCGGCTACTATGCCTGGTTAAAGCGACCTGAACCTCAGCTTAGTGACGATGAGCGCAAGCTGGTGCGTGCCATGCGCGAGATTGATGAGAAGTCCAACCATACCTTCGGCAGCCGCCGGATGTACAAGGAACTGCGGCGAGGCAACCTTGTGGCAGGCCGTCACAAAATGCGCCGGCTGATGCGGGAAGACGGCATCCGTGTCAAGCGCACGCCCAGGCGTGCGTTGGTGCAAACTACCGACTCGCAACATCAGCACCCGGTGGCCGACAATCGGCTCAATCGCAACTTTACCGTCACGAAACCGAACACCGTCTGGGCTGCCGACATCACCTATGTACAGACCAACGCTGGCTATGTACTTGGCGGTGGTGATGGATTTGTTCTCGCGTCGCATCATTGGCTGGCATCTGTCAGAGACGATCACGCAACAGCTCACCATCACGGCACTCTGGAAGGCCTGGAAGAACCGTTCTTATGCCACCGGCATGCTCATTCATAG
- a CDS encoding bifunctional hydroxymethylpyrimidine kinase/phosphomethylpyrimidine kinase → MDKVTVDRVQAILETAHDSQSEIAVLGDVMLDKYYWGTVHRVSPEAPVPVVDLERSSYHLGGAANVAANIRGLKYNAVLFGVVGSDSEGRMLRDIAQAEGMDPDCIIEVDNRPTTVKTRVIGNNQQLLRLDTEVRSEVPATVIEPILQRLASRPHLAGIVLEDYDKGFLSDNLIAAVNTFAFENSIPVFVDPKRRTTSAYTGVYVFKPNRKEASDLVRFELTTQADVIRAGTILQEQIHCENVLITLGAEGMMLFEPGGVVSSVPTMAQYVADVSGAGDTTIATLAVMNAGGATIKEAAAVANLAAGVVVSQPGIVAITTEMLLQAVYENHRYRSEHS, encoded by the coding sequence GTGGATAAAGTAACGGTTGACAGGGTTCAGGCAATTTTGGAGACGGCGCATGATTCGCAGTCCGAGATTGCAGTATTGGGTGATGTGATGCTTGACAAGTATTACTGGGGAACAGTACATCGGGTTTCACCAGAAGCACCTGTCCCCGTAGTAGATCTGGAGCGCAGCTCGTATCACCTGGGGGGGGCTGCCAACGTTGCAGCCAACATTCGCGGACTGAAGTATAATGCAGTATTGTTCGGCGTTGTAGGCAGCGATTCGGAAGGCAGGATGCTGCGAGACATTGCCCAGGCCGAAGGCATGGATCCTGACTGCATCATTGAAGTGGACAACCGTCCCACCACGGTTAAAACACGCGTCATCGGCAACAACCAGCAGCTCCTTCGTTTGGATACCGAGGTACGATCGGAGGTCCCCGCCACCGTTATCGAGCCCATCCTTCAGCGTCTGGCTTCCCGCCCGCACCTGGCAGGCATTGTACTGGAAGACTACGACAAAGGATTTTTAAGTGACAATCTGATTGCGGCCGTGAACACATTTGCGTTTGAGAATTCAATTCCGGTGTTTGTTGATCCAAAGCGGCGTACTACATCGGCCTATACCGGCGTGTATGTGTTTAAACCAAACCGAAAAGAAGCATCGGACCTGGTACGATTTGAACTTACCACCCAGGCGGATGTGATCAGGGCAGGCACCATTCTGCAGGAGCAGATTCACTGTGAAAATGTTCTGATTACCCTTGGTGCGGAAGGCATGATGCTCTTTGAACCCGGAGGTGTGGTAAGCTCAGTACCAACAATGGCACAGTACGTTGCCGATGTGTCGGGTGCCGGTGATACAACGATTGCAACACTTGCCGTAATGAATGCCGGCGGTGCCACAATTAAGGAAGCGGCAGCCGTAGCAAATCTTGCCGCCGGCGTTGTTGTTTCACAACCGGGTATCGTTGCCATCACCACCGAAATGCTGTTGCAGGCTGTTTACGAAAACCACCGCTATCGGTCAGAACACTCATGA
- the rfaE2 gene encoding D-glycero-beta-D-manno-heptose 1-phosphate adenylyltransferase, translated as MTVNSHGELAALGKALRENGARIVFTNGVFDILHAGHVTYLQRARDLGTVLIVGVNTDDSVGRLKGPDRPVNCLADRLTVLQALRCVDHVVPFDTDTPLELISVLLPHVLVKGADYSRETVVGADIVEQAGGTVVLIPLLEGRSTTGIINRVQKA; from the coding sequence ATGACTGTAAATTCCCATGGAGAGCTCGCCGCATTAGGCAAGGCACTGCGAGAGAACGGTGCGCGTATCGTGTTTACTAACGGCGTGTTTGATATTCTGCATGCCGGACACGTTACCTATTTGCAACGTGCACGTGATCTGGGGACGGTACTGATTGTTGGTGTGAATACCGATGACAGTGTTGGGCGATTAAAGGGGCCAGACCGACCGGTAAACTGCCTTGCCGACAGGCTGACGGTACTGCAGGCCCTGCGCTGTGTAGATCATGTTGTTCCCTTTGATACGGATACTCCCCTGGAGCTTATCAGCGTACTGCTACCACATGTTTTGGTGAAAGGGGCTGACTATTCGCGAGAAACCGTTGTTGGTGCTGATATTGTGGAACAGGCCGGAGGCACCGTTGTGCTGATCCCGCTACTTGAAGGCCGGTCAACAACCGGTATTATTAATCGCGTGCAAAAGGCTTGA
- a CDS encoding glycogen/starch synthase: MSKFISVLMVTPEVYPFLKTSELADLCYAHALGSREVGHDLRIMAPKYGFISERKNRIHDINRLKDLPITIGSKTSLATVKSSSINNPRVKVQAYITTNSDLLDANKGVLVDNTTGKAFSNNDERFIFFNRTVVETCLLLGWFPDVIQCVGWQTALLPAYLRTMYAEEFKNTRIIQTIVNFEEQGVFGLKAITKSGLPDKAVKILKYKEKANFLRAGIAFADAVTTLSPEYAAEVSATKEWQSSWAPLLKKGTQLVGIPHGVDKMQWNPKTDPFLRSKFDVNQKQNKIRIHEQLQRAAGLKVQGNSIVASFIGPLTKANGCEILAAAIPDLVKEGIQVLVATDVPTGLSKTFEALVKKYPGMVSIKHAIDEEFLHNCIAGSTLLLKPSVHEASGQFQRCALLYGTVPVVRKTGGLAHGMTDVDASAEPSGNAILFEKATAAALTEAVLKAASLYANPNTWDIIVTHAMNTDVRWTLSALPYDEFYRNLVKDTK, from the coding sequence ATGTCTAAGTTTATTTCTGTTCTCATGGTAACACCCGAGGTGTACCCGTTTTTAAAGACTTCCGAACTGGCAGATTTGTGTTACGCCCATGCCCTTGGCTCCAGAGAGGTTGGCCACGACCTTCGTATTATGGCTCCTAAATACGGTTTTATCTCCGAGCGCAAAAACCGGATTCATGATATCAACCGGCTTAAAGATCTGCCCATCACGATCGGTTCAAAAACTTCTCTCGCAACCGTTAAGTCAAGTTCGATTAACAACCCGCGCGTGAAAGTACAGGCCTATATCACCACAAATTCAGACCTGCTGGATGCCAATAAAGGGGTGCTGGTTGATAACACCACAGGGAAAGCTTTTTCAAATAACGATGAACGGTTTATCTTTTTTAACCGTACCGTGGTGGAAACATGCTTACTTCTGGGCTGGTTCCCGGATGTAATTCAGTGCGTGGGCTGGCAAACAGCTCTGCTGCCGGCATACCTGCGGACAATGTATGCCGAGGAATTTAAAAACACCAGGATTATTCAAACCATCGTCAACTTCGAAGAACAGGGCGTTTTTGGTCTGAAAGCAATAACGAAATCCGGTCTGCCCGACAAGGCTGTCAAAATTCTTAAATACAAGGAAAAGGCTAACTTCCTCAGAGCAGGTATTGCCTTTGCCGATGCCGTTACCACCTTGTCACCAGAATACGCAGCCGAGGTGTCGGCTACCAAGGAATGGCAGTCTTCATGGGCACCGCTGCTTAAAAAAGGTACGCAACTTGTTGGAATTCCGCACGGCGTTGACAAAATGCAGTGGAATCCGAAAACCGATCCGTTCCTGCGCTCAAAATTCGATGTAAATCAGAAACAAAACAAGATCCGCATCCACGAACAGCTGCAACGCGCTGCCGGACTCAAGGTGCAGGGCAATTCCATCGTGGCATCATTTATCGGCCCGCTTACAAAGGCCAATGGCTGCGAAATCCTTGCTGCCGCCATCCCCGACCTTGTCAAAGAGGGCATTCAGGTTCTGGTTGCTACCGATGTTCCAACGGGGCTGAGTAAGACGTTTGAGGCTCTCGTAAAAAAATATCCGGGCATGGTGAGCATTAAACATGCTATCGATGAAGAGTTTCTGCATAACTGCATCGCAGGATCCACATTGCTGCTTAAGCCATCGGTTCATGAGGCAAGCGGTCAGTTTCAGCGCTGCGCTCTGCTCTACGGTACTGTGCCGGTAGTACGGAAAACAGGTGGGCTTGCCCATGGGATGACGGATGTTGATGCTTCAGCCGAGCCCTCCGGAAATGCCATCCTGTTTGAAAAAGCAACGGCAGCAGCCTTAACCGAAGCGGTCCTGAAGGCTGCATCACTCTATGCCAATCCGAACACCTGGGATATAATCGTAACTCATGCCATGAATACCGATGTGCGGTGGACGCTGTCGGCCCTACCGTACGACGAGTTCTACCGCAACCTGGTAAAGGATACTAAATAA